The Tursiops truncatus isolate mTurTru1 chromosome 6, mTurTru1.mat.Y, whole genome shotgun sequence genome includes a window with the following:
- the PPP2R2A gene encoding serine/threonine-protein phosphatase 2A 55 kDa regulatory subunit B alpha isoform isoform X2 translates to MAGAGGGNDIQWCFSQVKGAVDDDVAEADIISTVEFNHSGELLATGDKGGRVVIFQQEQENKIQSHSRGEYNVYSTFQSHEPEFDYLKSLEIEEKINKIRWLPQKNAAQFLLSTNDKTIKLWKISERDKRPEGYNLKEEDGRYRDPTTVTTLRVPVFRPMDLMVEASPRRIFANAHTYHINSISINSDYETYLSADDLRINLWHLEITDRSFNIVDIKPANMEELTEVITAAEFHPNSCNTFVYSSSKGTIRLCDMRASALCDRHSKLFEEPEDPSNRSFFSEIISSISDVKFSHSGRYMMTRDYLSVKIWDLNMENRPVETYQVHEYLRSKLCSLYENDCIFDKFECCWNGSDSVVMTGSYNNFFRMFDRNTKRDITLEASRENNKPRTVLKPRKVCASGKRKKDEISVDSLDFNKKILHTAWHPKENIIAVATTNNLYIFQDKVN, encoded by the exons CAGATATAATTTCTACAGTAGAATTTAATCATTCTGGAGAATTACTAGCAACCGGAGATAAAGGTGGTAGAGTCGTCATCTTTCAACAGGAGCAGGAG aaCAAAATCCAGTCTCATAGCAGAGGAGAATATAATGTTTACAGCACCTTTCAGAGCCATGAACCAGAGTTTGACTACTTGAAAAgtttagaaatagaagaaaagatcaacaaaattagGTGGTTACCCCAGAAAAATGCTGCTCAGTTTTTATTGTCTACCAATG ataaaacaataaaattatggaaaatcAGTGAAAGGGACAAAAGACCAGAAGGGTATAACTTGAAAGAGGAAGATGGAAGGTATAGAGATCCTACTACAGTCACTACACTACGt GTGCCGGTCTTTAGGCCCATGGATCTAATGGTTGAGGCCAGTCCACGACGAATATTTGCCAATGCTCATACATATCACATCAACTCAATTTCTATTAATAGTGATTACGAAACGTATTTATCTGCAGATGATTTGCGGATTAATCTTTGGCACCTGGAAATTACAGACAGGAGTTTTA ATATTGTGGATATCAAGCCTGCCAATATGGAGGAGCTGACAGAGGTGATTACAGCAGCAGAATTCCATCCAAACAGTTGTAACACATTTGTATACAGCAGCAGTAAAGGAACTATTCGGTTATGTGACATGAGGGCATCCGCCCTCTGTGATAGGCATTCTAAAC tgTTTGAAGAACCTGAAGATCCGAGTAACaggtcttttttttctgaaatcatcTCTTCAATTTCTGATGTAAAATTCAGCCATAGTGGTCGATATATGATGACTAGAGACTATTTGTCAGTCAAAATTTGGGACTTAAATATGGAAAACAGGCCTGTGGAAACATACCAG gtgCATGAATACCTCAGAAGTAAACTTTGTTCACTATATGAAAATGACTGCATATTTGACAAATTTGAATGTTGTTGGAATGGATCTGACAG TGTTGTCATGACTGGATCTTACAATAATTTCTTCAGAATGTTTGACCGGAACACAAAGCGAGACATAACCCTAGAAGCATCACGGGAAAACAATAAACCTCGCACAGTTCTGAAGCCACGCAAAGTGTGTGCAAGTGGCAAGcgaaagaaagatgaaataagcGTTGACAGCCTAGACTTCAACAAGAAAATACTTCATACAGCCTGGCACCCCAAGGAAAATATCATTGCTGTAGCTACTACAAACAATCTGTATATATTTCAAGACAAAGTGAATTAG
- the PPP2R2A gene encoding serine/threonine-protein phosphatase 2A 55 kDa regulatory subunit B alpha isoform isoform X1, giving the protein MFLKFSLRSVFYGAGGGNDIQWCFSQVKGAVDDDVAEADIISTVEFNHSGELLATGDKGGRVVIFQQEQENKIQSHSRGEYNVYSTFQSHEPEFDYLKSLEIEEKINKIRWLPQKNAAQFLLSTNDKTIKLWKISERDKRPEGYNLKEEDGRYRDPTTVTTLRVPVFRPMDLMVEASPRRIFANAHTYHINSISINSDYETYLSADDLRINLWHLEITDRSFNIVDIKPANMEELTEVITAAEFHPNSCNTFVYSSSKGTIRLCDMRASALCDRHSKLFEEPEDPSNRSFFSEIISSISDVKFSHSGRYMMTRDYLSVKIWDLNMENRPVETYQVHEYLRSKLCSLYENDCIFDKFECCWNGSDSVVMTGSYNNFFRMFDRNTKRDITLEASRENNKPRTVLKPRKVCASGKRKKDEISVDSLDFNKKILHTAWHPKENIIAVATTNNLYIFQDKVN; this is encoded by the exons CAGATATAATTTCTACAGTAGAATTTAATCATTCTGGAGAATTACTAGCAACCGGAGATAAAGGTGGTAGAGTCGTCATCTTTCAACAGGAGCAGGAG aaCAAAATCCAGTCTCATAGCAGAGGAGAATATAATGTTTACAGCACCTTTCAGAGCCATGAACCAGAGTTTGACTACTTGAAAAgtttagaaatagaagaaaagatcaacaaaattagGTGGTTACCCCAGAAAAATGCTGCTCAGTTTTTATTGTCTACCAATG ataaaacaataaaattatggaaaatcAGTGAAAGGGACAAAAGACCAGAAGGGTATAACTTGAAAGAGGAAGATGGAAGGTATAGAGATCCTACTACAGTCACTACACTACGt GTGCCGGTCTTTAGGCCCATGGATCTAATGGTTGAGGCCAGTCCACGACGAATATTTGCCAATGCTCATACATATCACATCAACTCAATTTCTATTAATAGTGATTACGAAACGTATTTATCTGCAGATGATTTGCGGATTAATCTTTGGCACCTGGAAATTACAGACAGGAGTTTTA ATATTGTGGATATCAAGCCTGCCAATATGGAGGAGCTGACAGAGGTGATTACAGCAGCAGAATTCCATCCAAACAGTTGTAACACATTTGTATACAGCAGCAGTAAAGGAACTATTCGGTTATGTGACATGAGGGCATCCGCCCTCTGTGATAGGCATTCTAAAC tgTTTGAAGAACCTGAAGATCCGAGTAACaggtcttttttttctgaaatcatcTCTTCAATTTCTGATGTAAAATTCAGCCATAGTGGTCGATATATGATGACTAGAGACTATTTGTCAGTCAAAATTTGGGACTTAAATATGGAAAACAGGCCTGTGGAAACATACCAG gtgCATGAATACCTCAGAAGTAAACTTTGTTCACTATATGAAAATGACTGCATATTTGACAAATTTGAATGTTGTTGGAATGGATCTGACAG TGTTGTCATGACTGGATCTTACAATAATTTCTTCAGAATGTTTGACCGGAACACAAAGCGAGACATAACCCTAGAAGCATCACGGGAAAACAATAAACCTCGCACAGTTCTGAAGCCACGCAAAGTGTGTGCAAGTGGCAAGcgaaagaaagatgaaataagcGTTGACAGCCTAGACTTCAACAAGAAAATACTTCATACAGCCTGGCACCCCAAGGAAAATATCATTGCTGTAGCTACTACAAACAATCTGTATATATTTCAAGACAAAGTGAATTAG
- the PPP2R2A gene encoding serine/threonine-protein phosphatase 2A 55 kDa regulatory subunit B alpha isoform isoform X3 yields the protein MATLQSDIISTVEFNHSGELLATGDKGGRVVIFQQEQENKIQSHSRGEYNVYSTFQSHEPEFDYLKSLEIEEKINKIRWLPQKNAAQFLLSTNDKTIKLWKISERDKRPEGYNLKEEDGRYRDPTTVTTLRVPVFRPMDLMVEASPRRIFANAHTYHINSISINSDYETYLSADDLRINLWHLEITDRSFNIVDIKPANMEELTEVITAAEFHPNSCNTFVYSSSKGTIRLCDMRASALCDRHSKLFEEPEDPSNRSFFSEIISSISDVKFSHSGRYMMTRDYLSVKIWDLNMENRPVETYQVHEYLRSKLCSLYENDCIFDKFECCWNGSDSVVMTGSYNNFFRMFDRNTKRDITLEASRENNKPRTVLKPRKVCASGKRKKDEISVDSLDFNKKILHTAWHPKENIIAVATTNNLYIFQDKVN from the exons CAGATATAATTTCTACAGTAGAATTTAATCATTCTGGAGAATTACTAGCAACCGGAGATAAAGGTGGTAGAGTCGTCATCTTTCAACAGGAGCAGGAG aaCAAAATCCAGTCTCATAGCAGAGGAGAATATAATGTTTACAGCACCTTTCAGAGCCATGAACCAGAGTTTGACTACTTGAAAAgtttagaaatagaagaaaagatcaacaaaattagGTGGTTACCCCAGAAAAATGCTGCTCAGTTTTTATTGTCTACCAATG ataaaacaataaaattatggaaaatcAGTGAAAGGGACAAAAGACCAGAAGGGTATAACTTGAAAGAGGAAGATGGAAGGTATAGAGATCCTACTACAGTCACTACACTACGt GTGCCGGTCTTTAGGCCCATGGATCTAATGGTTGAGGCCAGTCCACGACGAATATTTGCCAATGCTCATACATATCACATCAACTCAATTTCTATTAATAGTGATTACGAAACGTATTTATCTGCAGATGATTTGCGGATTAATCTTTGGCACCTGGAAATTACAGACAGGAGTTTTA ATATTGTGGATATCAAGCCTGCCAATATGGAGGAGCTGACAGAGGTGATTACAGCAGCAGAATTCCATCCAAACAGTTGTAACACATTTGTATACAGCAGCAGTAAAGGAACTATTCGGTTATGTGACATGAGGGCATCCGCCCTCTGTGATAGGCATTCTAAAC tgTTTGAAGAACCTGAAGATCCGAGTAACaggtcttttttttctgaaatcatcTCTTCAATTTCTGATGTAAAATTCAGCCATAGTGGTCGATATATGATGACTAGAGACTATTTGTCAGTCAAAATTTGGGACTTAAATATGGAAAACAGGCCTGTGGAAACATACCAG gtgCATGAATACCTCAGAAGTAAACTTTGTTCACTATATGAAAATGACTGCATATTTGACAAATTTGAATGTTGTTGGAATGGATCTGACAG TGTTGTCATGACTGGATCTTACAATAATTTCTTCAGAATGTTTGACCGGAACACAAAGCGAGACATAACCCTAGAAGCATCACGGGAAAACAATAAACCTCGCACAGTTCTGAAGCCACGCAAAGTGTGTGCAAGTGGCAAGcgaaagaaagatgaaataagcGTTGACAGCCTAGACTTCAACAAGAAAATACTTCATACAGCCTGGCACCCCAAGGAAAATATCATTGCTGTAGCTACTACAAACAATCTGTATATATTTCAAGACAAAGTGAATTAG